The proteins below are encoded in one region of Populus alba chromosome 2, ASM523922v2, whole genome shotgun sequence:
- the LOC118052556 gene encoding probable indole-3-pyruvate monooxygenase YUCCA10 yields MQNPVAIIVGAGPSGLATSACLNQHSIPHILLEREDCYASLWKKYSYDRLRLHLRKQFCELPHMSFPDSYPTYVPKDQFLQYLDDYVSHFKISPMYQRSVEFASFDEEAKKWNVKARNVSSGEIEEYSARFLVVASGETSNPFIPKFEGLNTFTGEVIHSTGFKNGKTYCDKNVLVVGSGNSGMEIALDLANHGARTSIAIRSAIHILSREMVYLGLNMLKYFSCGMVDKVMVMLSKLVYGDLSKHGIKRPKEGPFFMKVAYGKYPVFDVGTCNKIKSGEIQVLPALESIRGNEVVFENGKSLPFDTIVFCTGFERSTNKWLKGDDYLLNEDGIPKPSYPNHWKGKDGLYCIGLSRRGLYGASADAQNVVNDIKALI; encoded by the exons ATGCAAAACCCAGTTGCAATCATAGTAGGAGCTGGTCCCTCTGGCTTAGCCACCTCTGCCTGCCTAAACCAGCATTCAATCCCTCACATACTCCTTGAAAGAGAAGATTGCTATGCTTCTCTTTGGAAAAAATACTCATATGATCGTCTACGCCTTCACTTGAGAAAACAGTTCTGCGAGCTACCTCACATGTCATTTCCTGACTCATACCCCACGTATGTCCCAAAAGATCAGTTCTTACAATACTTAGATGACTATGTTTCCCACTTCAAGATCAGTCCCATGTACCAGAGAAGTGTTGAGTTTGCGAGTTTCGATGAAGAAGCCAAGAAATGGAATGTTAAGGCTAGAAATGTGAGCTCTGGGGAGATTGAGGAATACTCTGCGAGGTTTTTGGTGGTGGCTAGTGGAGAAACGAGCaatccttttataccaaagttCGAAGGATTGAACACTTTCACTGGAGAGGTTATTCACTCTACTGGATTCAAAAATGGAAAGACTTACTGTGATAAGAATGTTTTGGTTGTTGGGTCTGGTAATTCTGGCATGGAAATTGCATTAGACCTCGCAAACCATGGTGCAAGAACATCAATCGCCATCCGTAGTGCG ATTCACATTCTATCGAGGGAGATGGTATACTTGGGATTGAATATGTTGAAGTATTTTTCATGTGGCATGGTGGACAAAGTTATGGTGATGCTTAGCAAACTTGTTTATGGAGACTTAAGCAAGCATGGGATAAAAAGACCAAAAGAGGGGCCGTTTTTCATGAAAGTTGCTTACGGGAAGTATCCAGTTTTCGATGTCGGTACCTGCAACAAAATCAAGTCCGGAGAGATCCAG GTCTTGCCCGCACTAGAAAGCATAAGAGGCAATGAGGTGGTATTTGAAAATGGCAAGTCACTCCCCTTCGACACCATTGTTTTTTGTACTGGCTTCGAGAGATCAACTAATAAGTGGCTCAAG GGGGATGATTACCTTTTGAATGAAGATGGGATTCCAAAGCCAAGTTACCCTAACCATTGGAAGGGGAAGGACGGTTTGTATTGTATTGGATTATCGAGGAGAGGTTTGTATGGAGCTAGCGCCGATGCACAGAATGTAGTCAACGATATCAAGGCACTCATTTAG